In Populus alba chromosome 9, ASM523922v2, whole genome shotgun sequence, a genomic segment contains:
- the LOC118027702 gene encoding carotenoid 9,10(9',10')-cleavage dioxygenase 1 isoform X1, with protein sequence MAEKSQVEKKQEIGVGAGSTVVEVNPKPQKGLTSKLIDYLEKLIVKLIYDTSQSHHYLSGNFAPVPDETPPVKDLPVKGYLPDCLNGEFVRVGPNPKHVPVAGYHWFDGDGMIHGMRIKDGKAAYVRRFVRTSRLKQEEFFGGSKFMKVGDLKGLFGLLMVNMQMLRAKTKVLDMSYGNGTGNTNLIYHHGKLLALQEADKPYVVKVMEDGDLQTIGLLDYEKRLKHSFTAHPKVDPFTGEMFTFGYSHEPPYVTYRVISKDGVMHDPVPITISEPIMMHDFAITENYAIFMDLPLYFRPKEMVKEKKLIFTFDATKKARFGVLPRYAKDDLLIKWFELPNCFIFHNANAWEEEDEIVLITCRVQNPDLDMVSGDVKEKLENFTNELYEMRFNMKSGVASQKKLSESAVDFPRVNESYTGRKQRYVYGTILDSIAKVTGVVKFDLHAEPEPGKGKIEVGGNVKGIFDLGPGRFGSEAVFVPSKPGTTSEEDDGYLIFFAHDESTGKSSVNVIDAKTMSADPVAVVELPHRVPYGFHAFFVSEEQLQEQAKL encoded by the exons ATGGCGGAGAAATCACAAGTTGAGAAAAAGCAAGAGATCGGCGTCGGAGCAGGAAGCACGGTAGTGGAAGTGAATCCAAAGCCACAAAAAGGACTTACTTCAAAACTTATTGACTACTTGGAAAAGCTGATTGTTAAATTAATCTATGATACCTCTCAATCTCACCATTACCTCTCCGGCAACTTCGCTCCGGTTCCTGATGAAACTCCTCCTGTTAAAGACCTTCCCGTTAAAGGCTACCTACCT gattGCCTGAATGGGGAATTTGTGAGGGTGGGTCCAAACCCGAAGCATGTACCAGTGGCTGGATACCATTG GTTTGATGGAGATGG AATGATTCATGGTATGCGCATTAAAGATGGAAAAGCAGCATATGTCCGTCGTTTTGTGAGGACATCAAGACTTAAACAAGAAGAGTTTTTTGGAGGTTCCAAATTTATGAAG GTTGGAGACCTCAAAGGGCTTTTCGGATTACTTATGGTTAACATGCAAATGCTTCGAGCAAAAACAAAAGTATTGGACATGTCATATGGAAATGGGACTG GTAATACAAATCTCATTTATCACCATGGAAAACTTTTGGCACTTCAAGAGGCTGATAAACCCT ATGTGGTTAAAGTTATGGAAGATGGAGATCTGCAAACTATTGGCCTGTTGGATTATGAAAAAAGACTCAAACATTCTTTCACTGCTCATCCAAAGGTGGATCCATTCACTG GAGAGATGTTTACCTTTGGCTATTCACATGAACCACCATATGTGACATACAGAGTCATTTCAAAGGATGGTGTCATGCATGACCCTGTACCAATAACAATATCAGAACCCATAATGATGCATGACTTTGCAATTACAGAGAACTATGCAATTTTTATGGATCTTCCTTTGTACTTCCGACCGAAG GAAATGGTGAAAGAAAAGAAGCTCATATTCACATTTGATGCAACAAAAAAAGCTCGTTTTGGTGTCCTTCCACGATATGCAAAGGATGACCTCCTAATCAAATGGTTTGAGCTTCCTAATTGCTTCATATTCCACAATG CCAATGCCTGGGAggaggaggatgaaattgtttTAATCACTTGCCGCGTTCAAAATCCAGATTTGGACATGGTCAGTGGGGATGTCAAAGAAAAGCTTGAGAATTTTACAAATGAGCT GTATGAGATGAGATTCAATATGAAAAGTGGTGTAGCTTCACAAAAGAAACTATCAGAATCTGCAGTTGATTTTCCCAGGGTGAATGAGAGTTACACTGGGAG GAAACAAAGATATGTGTACGGGACAATTCTGGACAGCATTGCAAAGGTCACAGGGGTTGTTAAATTTGATCTACATGCAGAGCCTGAACCAGGAAAAGGAAAGATTGAAGTTGGAGGAAATGTCAAAGGCATCTTTGACCTTGGTCCTGGTAGATTTGGTTCAGAGGCTGTATTTGTCCCTAGTAAGCCAGGCACCACTTCTGAGGAAGATGATGGCTACCTGATATTCTTCGCACATGATGAAAGTACCGG AAAATCATCAGTGAATGTGATTGATGCAAAGACCATGTCAGCTGATCCTGTTGCAGTTGTTGAGTTACCACACAGAGTTCCATATGGGTTCCATGCCTTCTTTGTGTCAGAG GAACAACTTCAAGAACAGGCAAAACTGTAA
- the LOC118027702 gene encoding carotenoid 9,10(9',10')-cleavage dioxygenase 1 isoform X2, with the protein MAEKSQVEKKQEIGVGAGSTVVEVNPKPQKGLTSKLIDYLEKLIVKLIYDTSQSHHYLSGNFAPVPDETPPVKDLPVKGYLPDCLNGEFVRVGPNPKHVPVAGYHWFDGDGMIHGMRIKDGKAAYVRRFVRTSRLKQEEFFGGSKFMKVGDLKGLFGLLMVNMQMLRAKTKVLDMSYGNGTGNTNLIYHHGKLLALQEADKPYVVKVMEDGDLQTIGLLDYEKRLKHSFTAHPKVDPFTGEMFTFGYSHEPPYVTYRVISKDGVMHDPVPITISEPIMMHDFAITENYAIFMDLPLYFRPKEMVKEKKLIFTFDATKKARFGVLPRYAKDDLLIKWFELPNCFIFHNANAWEEEDEIVLITCRVQNPDLDMVSGDVKEKLENFTNELYEMRFNMKSGVASQKKLSESAVDFPRVNESYTGRCTSTLSCSCVTNETKICVRDNSGQHCKGHRGC; encoded by the exons ATGGCGGAGAAATCACAAGTTGAGAAAAAGCAAGAGATCGGCGTCGGAGCAGGAAGCACGGTAGTGGAAGTGAATCCAAAGCCACAAAAAGGACTTACTTCAAAACTTATTGACTACTTGGAAAAGCTGATTGTTAAATTAATCTATGATACCTCTCAATCTCACCATTACCTCTCCGGCAACTTCGCTCCGGTTCCTGATGAAACTCCTCCTGTTAAAGACCTTCCCGTTAAAGGCTACCTACCT gattGCCTGAATGGGGAATTTGTGAGGGTGGGTCCAAACCCGAAGCATGTACCAGTGGCTGGATACCATTG GTTTGATGGAGATGG AATGATTCATGGTATGCGCATTAAAGATGGAAAAGCAGCATATGTCCGTCGTTTTGTGAGGACATCAAGACTTAAACAAGAAGAGTTTTTTGGAGGTTCCAAATTTATGAAG GTTGGAGACCTCAAAGGGCTTTTCGGATTACTTATGGTTAACATGCAAATGCTTCGAGCAAAAACAAAAGTATTGGACATGTCATATGGAAATGGGACTG GTAATACAAATCTCATTTATCACCATGGAAAACTTTTGGCACTTCAAGAGGCTGATAAACCCT ATGTGGTTAAAGTTATGGAAGATGGAGATCTGCAAACTATTGGCCTGTTGGATTATGAAAAAAGACTCAAACATTCTTTCACTGCTCATCCAAAGGTGGATCCATTCACTG GAGAGATGTTTACCTTTGGCTATTCACATGAACCACCATATGTGACATACAGAGTCATTTCAAAGGATGGTGTCATGCATGACCCTGTACCAATAACAATATCAGAACCCATAATGATGCATGACTTTGCAATTACAGAGAACTATGCAATTTTTATGGATCTTCCTTTGTACTTCCGACCGAAG GAAATGGTGAAAGAAAAGAAGCTCATATTCACATTTGATGCAACAAAAAAAGCTCGTTTTGGTGTCCTTCCACGATATGCAAAGGATGACCTCCTAATCAAATGGTTTGAGCTTCCTAATTGCTTCATATTCCACAATG CCAATGCCTGGGAggaggaggatgaaattgtttTAATCACTTGCCGCGTTCAAAATCCAGATTTGGACATGGTCAGTGGGGATGTCAAAGAAAAGCTTGAGAATTTTACAAATGAGCT GTATGAGATGAGATTCAATATGAAAAGTGGTGTAGCTTCACAAAAGAAACTATCAGAATCTGCAGTTGATTTTCCCAGGGTGAATGAGAGTTACACTGGGAGGTGTACATCTACCCTGAGCTGCAGTTGTGTCACTAAT GAAACAAAGATATGTGTACGGGACAATTCTGGACAGCATTGCAAAGGTCACAGGGGTTGTTAA
- the LOC118027701 gene encoding nuclear transcription factor Y subunit A-1 — protein sequence MMPAKSEKEDRRLDHSGPSPFQTNIYSQPWWRDVGNSPSLGDTASKLSSVENLNGSLANAAIQSQVNTGLQKGAMVNKDMQTDVTSQSDESNGQEHHLKHIPSPTTVTMGGHLEPNSQMELVGHSIVLTSHPYTDPQYGGMFASYGAQAMVPQLYGMPHARMPLPLEMEEEPVYVNAKQFHGIMRRRQARAKAELEKKAVKVRKPYLHESRHQHAMRRARGCGGRFLNTKKLDNNATNPTSEKGSGDLNSSGDLEGGKGSQASSNGHGNGMHSHQDIIHHHMMAASWVSKRKPHTGIGCLMELSPFIKLPPRVEKLEALAMFNLGGNFSCAVFLRQFILGFRSSVTWCIHGGESVAYVMDFMLSSDLN from the exons ATGATGCCGGCAAAATCTGAAAAAGAAGATCGACGTTTAGACCACAGTGGACCGAGCCCGTTCCAAACAAACATTTACTCGCAACCTTGGTGGCGTGATGTGGGGAACAGTCCCTCTTTAGGTGACACTGCATCAAAATTGTCTTCAGTAGAGAACCTAAATGGTTCTCTTGCGAATGCAGCAATACAATCACAAGTTAATACTGGCTTACAGAAAGGAGCTATGGTGAACAAAGACATGCAGACCGATGTAACATCGCAATCTG ATGAAAGTAATGGACAAGAACACCATCTCAAACACATTCCATCACCAACAACTGTTACCATGGGCGGACACCTTGAACCAAATTCCCAGATGGAACTTGTTGGCCACTCAATT GTTTTGACATCACATCCATATACAGATCCACAGTATGGCGGGATGTTTGCTTCTTATGGAGCACAAGCTATG GTACCTCAATTATATGGAATGCCACACGCCAGAATGCCCTTGCCCCTTGAAATGGAAGAGGAGCCTGTTTATGTAAATGCAAAACAGTTTCATGGCATTATGAGGCGAAGACAGGCGCGTGCTAAGGCAGAGCTTGAAAAAAAGGCAGTAAAAGTTAGAAAG CCATATCTACATGAGTCTCGACACCAACATGCTATGAGAAGGGCAAGAGGTTGTGGTGGCCGTTTTCTCAATACAAAGAAGCTTGATAATAACGCTACCAATCCCACATCAGAAAAGG GTAGTGGAGATTTGAATTCCTCTGGCGATCTGGAAGGAGGAAAAGGGTCACAGGCTTCCTCCAATGGTCATGGTAATGGCATGCACTCTCATCAAGATATCATTCATCATCACATGATGGCAGCTTCTTGGGTCAGCAAAAGGAAACCACACACGGGAATAGGGTGTCTAATGGAGCTGTCTCCATTCATTAAACTTCCACCTCGAGTT GAAAAGCTGGAGGCATTAGCCATGTTCAACTTGGGAGGAAACTTTTCCTGTGCTGTGTTTCTCAGGCAATTCATTCTTGGCTTTCGGTCTTCGGTTACTTGGTGCATTCATGGTGGTGAGAGTGTAGCATATGTGATGGACTTCATGCTGTCTTCAGACTTGAACTAA
- the LOC118027700 gene encoding uncharacterized protein: MASFGSLKPAIFEREEIKQFLLFTGNINLIFEASTPAIATINFERLRFNYGKGKSTHEKLLVEMDRNALREGYQLVRSEEDDMDTSYERRLVKRFYDKLLKSILCEWMLFNGLKSIVTPTSEIHLKIP, translated from the exons ATGGCCTCTTTTGGCTCTTTGAAACCTGCAATTTTCGAAAGAGAAGAGATAAAACA ATTTTTGTTGTTTACAGGAAATATCAATCTCATATTCGAGGCCTCAACGCCTGCGATCGCCACAATAAATTTTGAACGATTACG TTTTAATTATGGGAAAGGAAAATCTACCCATGAGAAGCTGCTGGTTGAAATGGACAGAAACGCCCTAAGAGAAGGATACCA GCTCGTACGTTCAGAGGAAGATGATATGGATACATCCTACGAGCGAAGGCTAGTGAAGCGTTTTTATGATAAGCTTTTAAAGAGCATCCTTTGTGAATGGATGTTGTTCAATGGTCTGAAAAGTATTGTTACTCCTACATCTGAAATTCACTTGAAAATACCGTGA
- the LOC118027698 gene encoding cellulose synthase A catalytic subunit 3 [UDP-forming] — MESEGETGVKPMTSISGQVCQICSDSVGKTADGEPFVACDVCAFPVCRPCYEYERKDGNQSCPQCKTRYRRHKGSPAILGDREEDGDADDGAIDFNYSSENQNQKQKIAERMLSWQMMFGRGEDLGAPNYDKEVSHHHIPLITNGHEVSGELSAASPEHISMASPGVAGGKHIPYASDVHQSSNGRVVDPVREFGSPGLGNVAWKERVDGWKMKQDKNVVPMSTGHPPSERGVGDIDAATDVLVDDSLLNDEARQPLSRKVSIPSSRINPYRMVIVLRLIILCIFLHYRITNPVPNAYALWLISVICEIWFAISWILDQFPKWLPVNRETYLDRLALRYDHEGEPSQLAAVDIFVSTVDPLKEPPLVTANTVLSILAVDYPIDKVSCYVSDDGAAMLTFEALSETSEFARKWVPFCKKYNIEPRAPEFYFSQKIDYLKDKVQPSFVKDRRAMKRDYEEFKIRVNGLVSKAQKVPEEGWIMQDGTPWPGNNTRDHPGMIQVFLGQSGGLDTDGNELPRLVYVSREKRPGFQHHKKAGAMNALVRVSAVLTNGPFLLNLDCDHYVNNSKALREAMCFMMDPNLGKHVCYVQFPQRFDGIDKNDRYANRNTVFFDINLRGLDGIQGPVYVGTGCVFNRTALYGYEPPLKPKHKKPGFLSSLCGGSRKKSSKSSKKGSDKKKSGKHADPTVPVFSLEDIEEGVEGAGFDDEKSLLMSQTSLEKRFGQSAVFVASTLMENGGVPQSATPETLLKEAIHVISCGYEDKTDWGSEIGWIYGSVTEDILTGFKMHARGWRSIYCMPKRPAFKGSAPINLSDRLNQVLRWALGSVEILLSRHCPIWYGYGGRLKWLERFAYVNTTIYPITAIPLLFYCTLPAICLLTDKFIIPQISNIASIWFISLFLSIFATGILEMRWSGVGIDEWWRNEQFWVIGGVSAHLFAVFQGLLKVLAGIDTNFTVTSKSSDEDGDFTELYMFKWTTLLIPPTTLLIVNLVGVVAGISHAINSGYQSWGPLFGKLFFAFWVIVHLYPFLKGLMGRQNRTPTIVVVWSILLASIFSLLWVRVDPFTTRVTGPDVEQCGINC, encoded by the exons ATGGAATCAGAAGGTGAAACCGGG GTGAAGCCCATGACAAGTATATCTGGACAGGTTTGCCAGATCTGTAGTGACAGTGTTGGGAAGACTGCGGATGGTGAACCATTTGTTGCTTGCGATGTTTGTGCATTTCCAGTGTGCAGGCCTTGCTATGAGTATGAGAGGAAGGATGGGAACCAGTCTTGCCCTCAGTGCAAAACCAGATACAGGAGGCACAAAG GTAGCCCTGCCATTCTTGGTGATAGAGAAGAGGATGGTGATGCTGATGATGGagctattgattttaattactcttcagaaaatcaaaaccagAAACAGAAGATTGCAGAACGCATGTTGAGCTGGCAGATGATGTTTGGACGGGGGGAAGATCTTGGGGCTCCAAATTATGATAAAGAGGTTTCACATCACCATATTCCACTGATTACCAATGGACATGAG GTTTCTGGAGAGCTGTCTGCCGCATCTCCTGAGCATATTTCTATGGCATCTCCTGGAGTTGCTGGTGGGAAGCACATCCCTTATGCATCTGATGTCCACCAATCAT CTAATGGGAGGGTTGTGGACCCAGTAAGGGAGTTTGGTTCACCAGGACTGGGCAATGTGGCCTGGAAGGAGAGAGTAGATGGCTGGAAGATGAAGCAGGACAAGAATGTTGTTCCTATGAGTACTGGCCATCCTCCTTCTGAAAGGGGTGTTGGAGATATTGATGCCGCCACGGATGTGCTTGTAGATGACTCTCTACT GAATGATGAAGCTCGGCAACCTCTCTCAAGGAAGGTTTCCATTCCTTCTTCTAGGATTAATCCATACAGGATGGTCATTGTTTTGCGGCTTATTATCCTCtgcattttcttgcattacCGAATCACGAATCCTGTGCCCAATGCATATGCTTTGTGGTTAATATCCGTGATATGTGAGATATGGTTTGCAATATCCTGGATATTGGATCAGTTCCCTAAGTGGCTCCCTGTAAATCGTGAAACGTACCTGGACAGGCTTGCTTTGAG ATATGACCATGAAGGAGAACCATCACAGCTAGCTGCGGTTGACATTTTTGTCAGTACTGTGGACCCATTAAAGGAGCCTCCTCTTGTGACAGCAAACACAGTGCTATCTATTCTTGCAGTTGACTACCCAATTGACAAAGTCTCGTGCTATGTCTCTGATGATGGTGCTGCAATGTTGACATTTGAAGCTTTGTCTGAGACTTCAGAGTTTGCCAGAAAATGGGTACCCTTCTGCAAGAAATACAACATTGAACCTCGGGCTCCAGAATTCTACTTTTCACAGAAGATTGACTACTTGAAGGATAAAGTGCAACCATCTTTTGTCAAAGATCGTAGAGCTATGAAG AGAGATTATGAAGAATTTAAAATTCGTGTTAACGGGCTTGTTTCCAAGGCACAAAAAGTGCCTGAAGAAGGATGGATTATGCAAGATGGGACCCCATGGCCTGGAAATAACACCAGAGACCATCCAGGAATGATTCAG GTTTTCTTAGGGCAAAGTGGAGGGCTTGATACTGATGGTAATGAGCTGCCACGGTTAGTTTATGTTTCTCGTGAAAAGCGTCCAGGCTTCCAGCACCACAAGAAAGCTGGTGCCATGAATGCACTT GTTCGTGTATCAGCTGTGCTAACTAATGGGCCTTTCTTGTTGAATCTTGACTGTGATCACTACGTAAACAATAGCAAGGCTTTGAGAGAAGCTATGTGTTTCATGATGGATCCTAATCTTGGAAAACATGTCTgctatgttcaatttccacaaagATTTGATGGCATTGACAAGAATGATCGATATGCCAATCGCAATACTGTGTTCTTTGAT ATAAACTTGAGGGGTTTGGATGGTATTCAAGGACCTGTCTATGTGGGCACTGGATGTGTCTTTAATAGGACAGCATTGTATGGTTATGAACCTCCCCTCAAACCCAAGCATAAGAAACCAGGGTTCCTGTCTTCACTCTGTGGTGGATCACGAAAGAAGAGTTCTAAATCAAGTAAAAAGGGCTCTGACAAGAAGAAATCTGGAAAGCATGCAGATCCAACTGTACCTGTTTTCAGCTTGGAAGATATAGAAGAGGGCGTCGAAG GAGCTGGATTTGATGATGAGAAGTCACTTCTCATGTCACAGACGAGCCTGGAGAAGAGGTTTGGCCAGTCAGCTGTTTTTGTTGCTTCCACACTCATGGAGAATGGCGGTGTTCCTCAGTCTGCAACTCCAGAAACTCTTCTTAAAGAGGCTATTCATGTCATCAGTTGTGGATACGAGGACAAAACAGATTGGGGATCTGAG ATAGGATGGATCTATGGTTCTGTTACAGAAGATATTCTTACTGGATTCAAGATGCATGCCCGTGGTTGGCGGTCAATTTACTGCATGCCCAAGCGCCCAGCCTTTAAAGGGTCTGCTCCTATTAATCTTTCTGATCGTCTGAACCAAGTGCTTCGATGGGCTCTaggatctgttgaaattcttcTCAGTCGGCATTGTCCAATTTGGTATGGCTATGGTGGTAGGCTGAAATGGCTCGAGAGGTTTGCATATGTAAACACTACCATTTATCCAATCACCGCCATTCCTCTTCTCTTTTACTGCACGCTTCCAGCTATCTGTCTATTGACAGACAAGTTCATCATTCCACAG ATTAGTAACATCGCAAGTATATggtttatttctctctttctttccatCTTTGCAACCGGTATTTTGGAGATGAGGTGGAGTGGTGTTGGGATTGATGAATGGTGGAGGAACGAACAGTTTTGGGTTATTGGTGGTGTTTCAGCCCATCTTTTTGCTGTTTTCCAAGGCTTGCTCAAAGTACTCGCTGGCATTGACACCAACTTCACTGTCACGTCCAAGTCATCAGACGAGGACGGTGATTTCACGGAACTGTACATGTTTAAATGGACAACTCTGCTTATCCCACCAACAACTCTCCTCATCGTTAACTTGGTAGGTGTTGTTGCCGGGATATCCCATGCCATCAACAGTGGTTATCAGTCGTGGGGCCCACTCTTTGGCAAGCTTTTCTTTGCCTTCTGGGTGATCGTCCATCTCTACCCATTCCTCAAAGGTTTGATGGGTCGCCAGAACCGGACACCCACCATTGTTGTCGTGTGGTCTATTCTTCTTGCGTCCATCTTTTCGTTGTTGTGGGTGAGAGTTGATCCTTTCACCACTAGAGTTACAGGTCCAGATGTTGAGCAGTGTGGCATCAactgttaa